CTGACACTGGCATTACGGACTCAGAAAAATTCTTGATCAAGTCTGCAACATTTCCATGCTCTGCTATGAGCACTCCCCCTCCTGAGTTGGTTTATGAGCAGAAGGAGCAGGAGGCCGATGCTAAATCTACTGATTTGCCTTATTCACATTCCGTATCTTTACCTGTGAGTTTTGTGTCCTTACACGTTTAAAGTCAATTTTCATGCACATTAATTTTAATAATAAAGGTTTTCTTACATATAAAAAAAGACCTAGAATGTTTTTTGACTCCCTGTTTTTGATGAAGTTTATAGTCCTCCACTTAGATATGTTGTCTCTTGTTATGTAAGAATATATATTGTTTCCTGCTTTACATTAGTATTCCTTAATAGAGCAGGATGCATTGTGACCTCAGTTCATCATGAACATTACTAGTGGGAAGTGTTAATGGTATGTGTCATGTTTAGTTTCTTCAGAGGTATGTGTTTGGCTGTGTTCATCTCAGTCTGCAGTTGCGTTTTCTCTCGCATTTTTCGGGGATGGGATGTCTATTATGTCTGAATTATTTGTAGGAGGATATTTGAAACTTGGGCATTGGAAGTGTGCTGTTTCATTCAGCCATACCCTTTATATCTTTTGCTTGTCTGTTCACCTTTACTCCTTTTGCTGGTAGGTTGCTTTTGGATTTTATCAGTGCTCCTCAGTTAGGGCTATTATCTATTCAATGTCATGAGTCatcatttccttttatatgtATTTTTTCCAGCATATGTTGTACGGGTGTTTTGTAAAAttctccttctctctctcttAATTGCACATGGCTCTGGACTCTGTTATCAAGCTGAAGCAACAGTATTTTGGAACAGCGGTTGGAGCATACAAATACTATCTCATGTACAGAGGGTCACTCTGTCTTGGGATTTTTTCAGGGTTGAGCAGTTAAGTTTATTCCCAATGTATCGTTGGTTAACAGTTTTGTTTTTTCTCTTTCTTGTTTTTTGTTTTATTCTCACAGACAGCTTCGAAGCTTGTATCTGCCATTAAAGGTAGCCGTGAGAAACAAGGAAAACCACCCAAGAAGCTTTCTGTGACATGGGCTCCTGATGTGTATGACCCTATCCCGACAGCAGTTTCCCATGTGCCAAGCAAGGTACAACGTCACAGGAGCGACCACAGGAAGAACGGGAAGAATAAGAAGAAAAGTAATGGCAAATCTTCACGAGAGAGCAAGGGTAAAGACAAGAAACAAGGTCGCAAACATGGTGGGAGTACCAAGAGGAGTTATCTTCCTCTCGAGGATAACCACATAATGACTTGTTCTAGCTTTGATTCTCTGGAGGATAACGTAACTGCTCATTCGAGTGGGCTGCAGGCTGGTGCCGTGGATTATGATATTGGCAGCACCCTGGATCCATTCTGTGGTAGTAGTTTTCTAAAGAAATCTGTCACAAAGTTGCATTTCCCAGTTGCAAAGGCGTCATGAGCTTCCTTTTTAATCCTGGGGTGCTCTCTTGATCGTTTCATCTAGTTCTGTAAATAAATAAGTTTGGCGCTGAACTGAGTTGTGGAAGTTGTTAAAGAGTTGTTGGTGTTGGCATTTTTGTATTAAACCTTAAAACTTTTGCCCTGTTGGACGGACAGATGACTATTTTTGCTTTGCTGTGTTCTGTTGGTTTGAACAATTTGCATATAGTTGTTTCATCGTGTTTTCCCAATTTTGAGATTTTGGTCTTTAAAATCTGTGAACTGACCATATCCTGAGGAGTTATTTGGTTTGAAGATAAGTTATGCAGGGTTAGTTATTGTAttaaaaataagagaaaatggCTAAATGAGCCCTCAGCGTTTGAATAAAATTCTAACTACACATCAAAAATAAAATCCCAACAACACATCAAACGTAGGATGGGTCTTATAACCCCCCCGTTCATTTTGAACGTGGAATATACTCACCCTTAAGCGTTGAGGTGCCACTCTTATATGTTGATGTGTACAAATTCACTAGACATGTTGAAAAACTTGATAACATGCATTGGGCCCCGCTTGGTAATGTTTTATTTCTCTCCTTTTTAACTATTATTATTCTCGACCCGCACCCGTACCCATATTTTTAATTACCCCAAATCCCCACATTTCATCCCAAATCCCTAACCAAAAAAAAATCGTCGACTCCCATTTCAACCTTAAGCTTCTTCATCGATATTATTGCGTTGGTACTGAAGGTTCGATTTGAAGTGTTCTTCTCATTTCTGCTCTTTCTTCATGCAGTAAAGGTCAGTTCTTTACTGTTAAAGGTCAGTTCTTTACTGTTTCTTCGAAAAAATGTCGACTAGGATTTTTGTTTTCCCAACTGTTAATTCGATTAATTGGGTTTTTAAAGCACAAAATTGGTGTTTTCCCA
The nucleotide sequence above comes from Lycium barbarum isolate Lr01 chromosome 3, ASM1917538v2, whole genome shotgun sequence. Encoded proteins:
- the LOC132630241 gene encoding uncharacterized protein LOC132630241, encoding MAVCSASYQLDSKRISCFSESSKETLGCAPGNPGGSFLNDLGHHFSESLKIEDGKDLIYKEDSNTLQEDGSEDIHANDADTGITDSEKFLIKSATFPCSAMSTPPPELVYEQKEQEADAKSTDLPYSHSVSLPTASKLVSAIKGSREKQGKPPKKLSVTWAPDVYDPIPTAVSHVPSKVQRHRSDHRKNGKNKKKSNGKSSRESKGKDKKQGRKHGGSTKRSYLPLEDNHIMTCSSFDSLEDNVTAHSSGLQAGAVDYDIGSTLDPFCGSSFLKKSVTKLHFPVAKAS